The genomic window GATCGATTAATCCCATCCCTTGACAGGTAAATTTGCCCATATGGGAAATATCAAACATTCCCGCCGCAGTTCTAACCGCTTGGTGTTCCTGCCCAATTCCCACAAATTGTACAGGCATTTCCCAGCCGCCAAAGCTAGTTAGTCTAGCTTTGAGTTCTACAGCTAATTGGAATAATGGTGTTTGAGCTAAAGGTAGGATAAATTCTTCGTTTGCCACAGATATTTTTTTGGGTAGGTGAATATTATCTACTTATATCTGGTGCGATCGCATCAGTCAAAACTAGAGATAGACCAAGCGAGTATTCCTGTGTAAAATTCTTGGATATGAATAACGATAAATTTGCATTAACTATTGGCTGGCTTTATCCTACGTTGATGAGTACCTACGGCGATCGCGGTAATGTTATTTGTCTGCAAAGGCGCTGTCAATGGCGGGGATACGACGTAAATATATTACCTTTAGAACGCGATGCTACGGCGGAGGATATTCACAAAGTAGATATATTAGTAGGTGGTGGCGCTCAAGATCGGCAACAAGAAATTGTCATGCGCGATTTGCAAGGTAGCAAAGCTGAAGCAATTAAAAGCATAATTAATGCTGGTATTCCTGGAGTTTTTACTTGCGGCGCACCTCAGTTATTAGGGCATTACTACGAACCAGCGTTAGGTAAAAGGATTCAAGGATTAGGTTTATTTGATTTTGTTTCTGTCCATCCAGGGGAAAATGCCCGCCGTTGTATTGGCAACTTGGTTGTAGAAGTTACTGCTAGTCGTTTAGCTCAAGAATTAACAGCGATGAGCGGTACGCCTTATTTGATTGGGTTTGAAAATCATGGAGGACGGACAAAATTAGGTAATGTCGAAGCTTTGGGGCGTGTAGTTTCAGGATTAGGCAATAATGGCGAAGATGGGACAGAAGGGGCTTTTTATCGTAATGCGATCGCTACCTATTCTCACGGGCCGCTTTTACCTAAAAATCCCGCCCTTGCCGATTGGCTAATTCAAACCGCCTTAAAACTAAAATACC from Synechocystis sp. PCC 7509 includes these protein-coding regions:
- a CDS encoding type 1 glutamine amidotransferase, producing MPQIFFWVGEYYLLISGAIASVKTRDRPSEYSCVKFLDMNNDKFALTIGWLYPTLMSTYGDRGNVICLQRRCQWRGYDVNILPLERDATAEDIHKVDILVGGGAQDRQQEIVMRDLQGSKAEAIKSIINAGIPGVFTCGAPQLLGHYYEPALGKRIQGLGLFDFVSVHPGENARRCIGNLVVEVTASRLAQELTAMSGTPYLIGFENHGGRTKLGNVEALGRVVSGLGNNGEDGTEGAFYRNAIATYSHGPLLPKNPALADWLIQTALKLKYQQEIATSPGANSWAIPPIDDTLATRARVAMFKKLRLSIPVTA